CACTGCAACTTTTCTGTCGTGTTTGTATGCAGCATTAATGATTTGCTGAACTCTATCCACATTGGATGCAAAGGTAGCTACCATTATGCGGTGATTGTCTACTTCAGCAAAAATTTCTTCTAAAGCGTTCCCAACCGTTCTTTCAGACATTGTATACCCTTTTCTTTCAGCATTGGTACTGTCTGCAAGTAATGCTAGTACCCCTTTACTTCCTAAGACTGCAAAACGCTGCAAGTCAATGGCATTTCCGTTGATAGGCGTATAATCCACTTTAAAGTCACCTGAATGAATGACAACTCCTATCGGGGTGTGTATTGCCAGTGCCACTGCATCAGAAATACTATGATTGGTTCTGATAAACTCAATCTTAAAGGGATCTAAATCGATTGTCTCTCCGGTAGATACGCAATGTCTTTTTACAGTACGAAGTAAATTATGTTCTTTTAATTTATTCTCAACCAAACCGATTGTCAGCTTTGTTCCATAAATAGGAACGTTTAATTCTTTCAGAAAATAGGGCAGTGCTCCTATGTGGTCTTCATGTCCATGGGTTAGAATCATACCTTTTATTTTTTCAGCATTCTTTTTTAAATAGGTTATGTCCGGTATTACCAAATCAATCCCCAACATTTCGTCTTCAGGGAATGCCAAACCGCAATCTATAACAATAATATTTTCGTTATATTCAAAAACGGTAATATTTTTACCGATTTCCCCTAGCCCCCCTAATGGAATAATTTTTAATTTTGATTTCTTAGTTGCCAAAACTACACCTCCATTGAATTTATGTAAAAATTTAGCATTTTATAGGCAATATACTCTATTTATAATTCATATCATCGTTTATTATATATTTTTGCCAAAAAAAATTATCTTATTTATGAGATTCGTAATTATTCTGAAGGCTTCATACATTTTGAACAAATTCCATAAAATTTTACTTTATGGTTTCTGATCTTAAAGATATAATTTTTTTCTATCTGTTCTTCCAAACCTTCTAAAAGGTCTTCTTCGACCTCAATGACTTTTCCGCAAGACTCGCATATTAAATGATGGTGATGATGGTCCTCTTCACTGGAACTTAACTCATATCTGCTGCATCCATCATCAAAATTTAATTTATCTACAATTTTTATTTCTTCAAATAATTGCACAGTTCTATATACCGTTGCTAACCCAATTTCCGGACAAGTCTTCCTTACATATTCATATATTTCTTCAGTACTTAAATGTTCTCCGCTGTGTTCATTTAAAATATCCAATACAGCGCGCCTTTGTGTTGTTAATTTACATCCCTTTTCTTTTAACAACTCTTTAAAATCTATTCCCTTCATATTCATCCAGGCCCCTCCAATGAAAAGAATTATTTACTTCTTCATAATATTGCCAATCCTGCAACCAATATTAATAGTATATTATTAAAAGTAGATTTTGTCAATTGATATCCAATATCATTAAAAATCAATGTCGTAATCATTGTCGGCGTCTATGAAATATTGAGCTGCTCTAACCAATTCCTCTTCATCGTCAATCAGTTGATACACCGCTTCGTCATCATTTTCACTGATATCTTTTAATATAAGGGCTTCATCTTCGTCCCCTTCTTCCTCAACCGGCACCACTAATATATAACGTTCTCCATCTTCTTCTACGGCATCGATAATTTCGAACTCTACTTCTTCTCCTGTTTCATCGTCTGTTAAAAAAATTGTGTTATTCATTTCTTTCATAATAATCCTCCATTCTTAATTTTTACTATCCAAATATCCTTGCAATATATAAACAGCAGCCATCTTATCAATTACTTTTTTTCTTTTATTTCTGCTTATATCTGCTTCCAATAGGATGTTTTCTGCTGCTTTGGTACTTAATCGTTCATCCCATAAAATGACTTCAAGAGAAAACTGCTTTTCAAGCTTTTCCTTGAATGCCAGAGTTTTTTCTGCTCGAGGACCTAATGTATTATTCATATTTTTAGGAAGTCCGAGGACGATTTTTTCGACATTATACTGATCAATTAAGACCTTGATCCTCTCCATACTTTCTTTAAGGTTATTTTCATCTTTTCTACGGATAATTTCTACCCCTTGGGCTGTCCAGCCAAAAGGATCACTCACTGCAATGCCAATGGTCTTTTCACCGTAGTCCATACCCATAATTCGCAAACTTTTGTCTCCTCTCAACATACACAACTATTCATTCTGATTATATACGTACAAATACGGAAATACAAGATATATCATGCAGGTTGCACTCATTACTATGCCTGAATCGTTAAAAAGAACAGCTCCACTCATAGCACCGATAAAAGAAGGGCCTACTTTTTTTATTATTGGATGATCGGTATCGAAATAGAGCCCCAAGATAATCAAAGCCGTTAATAAGAACTTTGACCACATGGAATACTTAATCAACTGCAGATTCATAATAAGCTTTCTTTTTAAAACTTCAACAATATAATAAAAATTGCCGTTTATAAATTGTGATATTGTCTGCCCTAAATGGGATTGTTCTTCAATAAAATAATAGTCTATTGTAATCCAGAGGACTCCAGATAAAAATAGAGCAAATAAAATTGAATAGTTGATGTATTTTTTCTTTTTATTCATGTAGTGATGGGTACAAAATAAAAGCATTCCAAATAAAGCGGCAAGCATTCCTCCAAAATTTGCTCCCCATAAAGACATACCTAATAATAATATGAAAAAAAGTTGTAAACTCATGGAAACAGTTTTAAAATTGCGGAAATCACCAACAGAATATAAAAATAAATATAGATTTCCTATTATAATTCCGGCATATTCATTTCCGATGCCATAAAATCTGGCACCAATAACAGGATCATACCCTAGCATCGAATTTCTCATCAATGGAGAACCAAATAGGGTATCCAATGCTAGTATAATTAAAATTGTACCAGAAGTCACTTGTAAAACTTTTTTATAGGAGGATATTTGAAAACCTATATAAAAAATACTCGATACAACAATGAAATAACTGAGTATCATAAAGAGGACATTGTTAAAATGGATCATCAATAAAATAGGGCTCCACAAAACTGATAATAGGATGGAATGATATAGTTTTTTAACTCGAAGCCTGTCAATACGATCAATGAAACTAAAGAGTATTATAAGCAGGATTAACAATAAAGTATAATTTTTAATGACCGGTGAACGTAATGAATTCATATTCCTGATTTTTTCTAAATCTCTCATCATTACAGAAAACGCATTGTTATTAGGATGAATTTTTATCCCGTTACTAAACATACCATTATGATCAATTCCCAATTGATTAAGTATTGTCGGAGCAATATCCAAACTTGTGATGATTCCTAGTCTTCTTGTGGTATCTGCACTAACTAGTCCCGGCTGCGGATTTCTGCTATCATAAAATAAAAATGGTGTTAAATCCGAGCTGTTTTCCCTATTATATGGGCAGAATAAGTAAAGCTGCACTGAATTCTGATTGATAAAATTCAGTAAAAAACTCTGATTTTCAACTGTATGATACAAATCCATATCAATTAATATAATATCAGCCTTTTGTAAAATGTCTACATTGTCTTCTGAATATAATTCAATAAAATCCTTAGCTTCATATGTAATTTCTCCAGAAGCATTTTCAATTATTTTTTTTGTATCTGGATCATCAGAAAAAATGGCTGTAGAAAAATTCGATTGGCTCAGCAAATCCCCCAATCCATTTTCTACAGCCCCCATATCATTTATCTCGTAATAACTCCATCGTCTTCCTGCATTGATTGTACCGTAGTACTCAATTTCTCTATTTCTATGGTTCGTTCTGATGTTCATAGAACCTACTACACTTTTTGAAACCAATGACGATACTAATGGAGAGTTAATCAAATCATTCCACGAACTCTGAGATGAAATTAACAGTATAATCTTATTTTCCGCTCCATATAAATTCATTGGCATAATCAAGCATGCCAGAAAAGTCAGAAAACAAATTCCTATTCTCTTGTACATTTAACAAGTACTCCTTATTTTTGCTCAAGATAATTTTTCACCAATTCTTCAAGCAATTCGTCCCTTTCTAACTTTCGAATCATGCTTCTTGCATTATTATAACTTGTGATATAAGTTGGATCTCCTGATAAGATATAGCCCACAATTTGATTAACAGGATTATAGCCCTTTTCTTTTAAAGCTGCATAAACACTCAATAAAATATTTTGTATTTCATTCACATCTTCTTTATCTACATTGAATTGAACAGTTTCATTAAATTGATTCATAATTTCACTCTCCCATAATATCTACATTACAAAATATAGAGAAAGATTAAATAAAATAATTTACATTGATACATAAAGCCCTTTCTCTTAAATAGACTGGTGACAAACGTCAAACGATGACGATCTACAAAGTCACTTTCTATAATATATCTATATGATAATACAAAATATTTCTTTATGCAAATCAAAATTGATTTTTATTTCTGGATTTAAATAGAACTATTAATATCCCCTATCAATGTGTCATTTTTAACTTCTTTAATTTTTACCTTAAGAATTTCATTTTCTATGTTTTCTTTTGAAAATGCGGTCACTTTCAAATAATTGGGGGTATATCCTTCATATGAATCTTTTTGATTGTCTACCGGATTCTCGAATAAAACCTCTAAAGTCTTTCCAACTTGTTTGGATAAAAAGCTTTTCTGCATTTCTTCTCCCAAAAGAATCATTTGATGACTTCTTTCATCTTTAATTTCAGGGCTGATTTGATTGGGCATTTTGGCAGCGGGCGTTCCTTTTCTTGGAGAATATTTAAAAACATGAATTTGAGCAAATCCTATTTCCTTTACAAAGTCATAGGATTGTTTAAATTCTTCTTCAGTTTCTCCGGGAAAACCAACTATGACATCTGTGGTAAAGGCAATATCTTCAATGTTTTCTCTTAATAACTCAACTGCCTTTTTGTATTTTTGGGTATCGTATTTTCTGTTCATTCTTTTTAGAGTGGTATCACATCCGCTTTGTAAGGATAAATGAAAATGAGGACATATTTTAGGAAGACCTTTTATTCGCTTTACAAATTCTTCAGTAATAATAGAAGGTTCAATGGAGCTTAGCCGAATCCTTTCTAATCCATCTATAGTATGCACCATTTCAATTATTTTTAGTAAATCCATATCTTCTAAGTCTTTTCCATATGAAGCGACATGTATTCCAGTCAGCACAATTTCTTTGAAGCCGTTATTTACCAAACCTTGTACTTCTTTCATTATATTCTCCGGTTGCCGGCTTCTAATAGGCCCTCTGGCATAAGGAATAATACAATAAGTACAGTATTGATTGCAGCCCTCTTGAATCTTTAAATAGGCACGGGTTCTTCCTTCCAATTGATGCACCGATAATTCTTCAAACGTTTTTACGTTCATAATATTATCCACTGCACTAATCATATTTTGTTCTTCTTCATATTTACGAATTAACTCAATAATTTTAGATCTCTGATCCGTTCCAACGATAATATTAACCCCTTCAATCGCCTGAACTTCCTCAGGAGCTGTCTGAACATAACATCCCACAACAGCTACAATTGAATTGGGATTAATCTTCTTGGCTCTTCTGATCATTTGCCTGGATTTTCTATCACCCAGATTGGTTACAGTACATGTATTAATGACATAAACGTCTGCATATTCATCAAAAGAAACAATATCGTAATGATCGTTCTTAAACAGTTCAATCATTGCTTCTGTTTCATATTGATTGACTTTACATCCTAATGTATAAAAAGCTGCCTTTGCCATTGCTTCACCTCATGTTATAAATATTATGATTCTTTGATATCTATGATATACCAAAACATTCCATTAAATAAACAACTTAAATCTTATTTATCTGTGATTTATTGTTACTCTCGATAATTGACAAAAATATGTTATAGAATTACTATGATAATAGGATAATAATTAATAAACATATATTCTTAATTTGGAGGTATACAATATGAAATCAATTACACTTTCTTTAAATTCGATTGAAAAGGTTAAAAAATTCGTAAATATTATTGGAAGATATGATGGTGACTTTGACTTGTCTTCAGGGAGATATAAAGTTGATGCAAAATCCATCATGGGGATCTTTAGCTTAGATTTAAGTTCTCCTCTTAAATTAGACATCCATAACGATGAGCTAGCGGAAGAAGTCATTGCAGAAATTCAAAACTATATAGAACAGCAATAAGCAATCCACTCTTAAGAGTGGATTTTTAATGCAAAATTATAGTTTCTGTGTTCTTAATTGCTTCTTCGATCATATCTTCCATAGTCTCTAGAGCTTCTTCTGATTTTTGAATATATTCCAGTTTAGGTTTTGTTTCTGGATGTTTAGGTACAAAAATTGTACAGCAATCTTCATAAGGAAGAATCGACGTCTCATAGGTATCGATTTTCTTCGCAATGGAAACAATATCTTCTTTATCAAATCCAATAAGTGGCCTAAAAACAGGCAATGATACCACTGCATTGGTTACGGCTAAGCTTTGAATGGTCTGGCTTGCCACTTGTCCTATACTTTCCCCGGTAATAAGGGCTTGTGCATTTTCTTCATTCGCAATTTTTTCTGCAATTCGCATCATAATTCTTCTCATAATGATTGTTAATTGCTGATGAGGGCATTTCTGATAAATTTCCATTTGTATATCTGTAAAAGGAACAATATACAACTTGAATCTGCCTGTATAAGCTGCAATTTTCTTTGCCAAATCAACGACTTTTTGTTTTGCTCTCTCACTGGTATAAGGAGGGCTTTCAAAATACACTCCCCCAATTTCTACGCCTCTTTTTGCAACCATCCATCCAGCTACAGGACTATCAATTCCCCCAGATAAAAGAAGCATTGCCTTTCCGTTGGTTCCTAAGGGCATTCCTCCGGGTCCCGGAATTACCTTAGAGTATACATATAGAGAATTTCTAAGTTCAATATTCAGTCTGATCTCAGGATTGTGAACGTCAACTTTAAGCTGATCTCCCATATGGGTTAAAATATATGCTCCCACTTCTTTAGAAATTTCCATGGAGTTAAGAGGATAATTTTTATTTGAACGTCTTGTTTCTACCTTAAAAGTGTAATTATTGTGTTCACATACGGATTTCATATGATAAAGAGCAGTTTCTCTTATAGCATCCATATCCGTTTTTTCATTTTTGATGCCTATACAGATCCCTACAACACCAAATACTTTTGTTAACTTGTCAACGATTTCTTCTGTGTCAATATGATCATCTTCTGGCTCTATTAAGATCCTGCCTTGTTCTTTTTGAATCTGAAAATTTCCTAACGCTTTAATGCTAAGCCTGATATTTTTGAGCAGTGCGTTTTCAAACAAATATCTGTTATTGCCTTTGATTGCAATTTCTCCATATTTTATAAGAAAAATATTTTTCATTTCTTGCTTCCTCCTCGTTTGAATCTGCGAAGTGTAGGTACTATTTCTTTTAAGGCTTGTACACATGCTTCTACTTCATCTTCTGTATTGTATTTTGAAAAACTAAATCTCAGTGCTCCTTGTATTTCATCGTCTTTGAGGCCGATTGATCTTAAAGTGTCGCTAGGCTGAGGATGATTGGAAGAACAGGCTGATCCTGTTGAAACATAAATCTTTTTGGCTTCTAATGCATGAAGCAGAACTTCTGCCCTAATGTCTTTAAACATAATATTGATGATATGGGGTGATCCTTCTTCTATGGAGGGTCCATTTAGATAAACATCTTCAATATTTTCGCTTATACCTTTCCAAAGAGCATTTTTTAAATCATATAAATGTTTTGTGACGCCATCTAATTCTTTATAGGCATTCTTTGCAGCTATTCCTAACCCTGCAATCCCCGGAACATTCTCAGTTCCGGATCGAAGTCCTCTTTGTTGGTCTCCTCCAAACACTAAAGGCTTAAGTCTTACATCCTTTTTCTTATAAAGGACACCAATGCCTTTTGGACCGTAAAATTTATGAGCACTTATACTCAGTAAATCGATATTCCACCTTTTTACGGGAATAATGAATTTCCCAAAGGATTGAATGCCATCTACATGGAATAAAGTACTGGGATTGATAGTTTTTATAATTTTCCCGATTTTTTCAATAGGCTGCACTGTTCCAATTTCATTATTGACGTGCATAATGCTTACTAAGATCGTGTCTTTGCGAATGGCTTCCTTGAGTTGATCTTCATCCACATAACCCGCTGGATCAACAGACAGATAAGTCACCTCAAATCCGTCTTCCTCCAAAGCTTGAAAAACACGATAAACAGAAGGATGTTCTATGTTAGTTGTAATAATATGTTTACCCATTCGATGATATGCGAATGCCGTACCACGAATGGCTAAATTATTGGATTCTGTTCCACCGGAAGTATAAATAATTTCATCTTTTTCAACTTTTAATAATGAAGAAAGGATTTCCGTGGTATTTCTAATATATTTTTCAGCTTCAAATCCTTTTCCGTGAAGAGAAGAAGGATTTCCATAATCGTCCTTTAATACCGTGATCATTTCTTCTATAACTTCTTGCGAAGGTTTAGTTGTTGCAGCATTGTCAAAATATATTTCTCTCATTCGTATCACCTGTTTAATTCAATCATTCGTCTATAAGTTTATTTTCAGAAAAAAACTGGCAGGATATCCTACCAGTTTTTTACCTTTTCACCACATTGTTAATCGCTTGGAGCACTCTTGACTTCTCAAAAGGCTTTACAATAAAATCCTTTGCCCCTTTTTTGATAGCATCTACAACCATTGCCTGCTGTCCTAAAGCAGAACACATAATAATCTTCGAATTGG
The genomic region above belongs to Defluviitalea saccharophila and contains:
- a CDS encoding Fur family transcriptional regulator; amino-acid sequence: MNMKGIDFKELLKEKGCKLTTQRRAVLDILNEHSGEHLSTEEIYEYVRKTCPEIGLATVYRTVQLFEEIKIVDKLNFDDGCSRYELSSSEEDHHHHHLICESCGKVIEVEEDLLEGLEEQIEKNYIFKIRNHKVKFYGICSKCMKPSE
- a CDS encoding DUF1292 domain-containing protein, with amino-acid sequence MKEMNNTIFLTDDETGEEVEFEIIDAVEEDGERYILVVPVEEEGDEDEALILKDISENDDEAVYQLIDDEEELVRAAQYFIDADNDYDIDF
- the ruvX gene encoding Holliday junction resolvase RuvX, yielding MRIMGMDYGEKTIGIAVSDPFGWTAQGVEIIRRKDENNLKESMERIKVLIDQYNVEKIVLGLPKNMNNTLGPRAEKTLAFKEKLEKQFSLEVILWDERLSTKAAENILLEADISRNKRKKVIDKMAAVYILQGYLDSKN
- a CDS encoding IreB family regulatory phosphoprotein, which gives rise to MNQFNETVQFNVDKEDVNEIQNILLSVYAALKEKGYNPVNQIVGYILSGDPTYITSYNNARSMIRKLERDELLEELVKNYLEQK
- the mtaB gene encoding tRNA (N(6)-L-threonylcarbamoyladenosine(37)-C(2))-methylthiotransferase MtaB codes for the protein MAKAAFYTLGCKVNQYETEAMIELFKNDHYDIVSFDEYADVYVINTCTVTNLGDRKSRQMIRRAKKINPNSIVAVVGCYVQTAPEEVQAIEGVNIIVGTDQRSKIIELIRKYEEEQNMISAVDNIMNVKTFEELSVHQLEGRTRAYLKIQEGCNQYCTYCIIPYARGPIRSRQPENIMKEVQGLVNNGFKEIVLTGIHVASYGKDLEDMDLLKIIEMVHTIDGLERIRLSSIEPSIITEEFVKRIKGLPKICPHFHLSLQSGCDTTLKRMNRKYDTQKYKKAVELLRENIEDIAFTTDVIVGFPGETEEEFKQSYDFVKEIGFAQIHVFKYSPRKGTPAAKMPNQISPEIKDERSHQMILLGEEMQKSFLSKQVGKTLEVLFENPVDNQKDSYEGYTPNYLKVTAFSKENIENEILKVKIKEVKNDTLIGDINSSI
- a CDS encoding HPr family phosphocarrier protein, giving the protein MKSITLSLNSIEKVKKFVNIIGRYDGDFDLSSGRYKVDAKSIMGIFSLDLSSPLKLDIHNDELAEEVIAEIQNYIEQQ
- the thiI gene encoding tRNA uracil 4-sulfurtransferase ThiI, whose product is MKNIFLIKYGEIAIKGNNRYLFENALLKNIRLSIKALGNFQIQKEQGRILIEPEDDHIDTEEIVDKLTKVFGVVGICIGIKNEKTDMDAIRETALYHMKSVCEHNNYTFKVETRRSNKNYPLNSMEISKEVGAYILTHMGDQLKVDVHNPEIRLNIELRNSLYVYSKVIPGPGGMPLGTNGKAMLLLSGGIDSPVAGWMVAKRGVEIGGVYFESPPYTSERAKQKVVDLAKKIAAYTGRFKLYIVPFTDIQMEIYQKCPHQQLTIIMRRIMMRIAEKIANEENAQALITGESIGQVASQTIQSLAVTNAVVSLPVFRPLIGFDKEDIVSIAKKIDTYETSILPYEDCCTIFVPKHPETKPKLEYIQKSEEALETMEDMIEEAIKNTETIILH
- a CDS encoding cysteine desulfurase family protein — protein: MREIYFDNAATTKPSQEVIEEMITVLKDDYGNPSSLHGKGFEAEKYIRNTTEILSSLLKVEKDEIIYTSGGTESNNLAIRGTAFAYHRMGKHIITTNIEHPSVYRVFQALEEDGFEVTYLSVDPAGYVDEDQLKEAIRKDTILVSIMHVNNEIGTVQPIEKIGKIIKTINPSTLFHVDGIQSFGKFIIPVKRWNIDLLSISAHKFYGPKGIGVLYKKKDVRLKPLVFGGDQQRGLRSGTENVPGIAGLGIAAKNAYKELDGVTKHLYDLKNALWKGISENIEDVYLNGPSIEEGSPHIINIMFKDIRAEVLLHALEAKKIYVSTGSACSSNHPQPSDTLRSIGLKDDEIQGALRFSFSKYNTEDEVEACVQALKEIVPTLRRFKRGGSKK